The genomic segment TTGGGGATCTGGAACAGTCAAGGGTTCAAGATCTTTGGAAAATATAGGAATGATTGGTTAATTAACTTGTGTAGGGACTGTGGAGTCTTTGTGCCTGGATCTGACTGTGCACTCGCTGACGGAAAAAaaatcttctgcccttactcagtctgtatccctctatttcctctttATTCATGTATCcattcagatgcctcttaaatgttgctattgtgTCTGCTTCCAACACATCCTCTGGTAACACGTTCCAGTCAGCCACCGCTCTCTGTTGAAACATTTAccttgcacatctcccttaaactttccccggttcaccttgaacctgtgccccttgtaattgacacttcaaccttggaaaaagcctctggctatctacACTGTGTACACATCTCATacatttgtagacctccatcatgtCTACCCTCAGCCTCCCTCTTACCAGTAAAAACAATtctagtttattcaaccactcctcatagtcaacaccctcgagaccaggcaacatcttggtgaaccttctttgcagtcTCTCAAAGCTTCCACAACCTTCTGATAATGTGATAACCAGAACAACATGTAATACGTCAAATGTGGCCAAACATGATTTCGCAATTCATGTACTCAATGCCTCTcctgatgaaggcaagtatgccatatgtaGCCGAGGCAGGCATGGAAGGTTTCACaaagtgtgcgccagggccaacatgcATGGGCCGCCAGTTTCACCGTCTAGGAAGGGGAGTAAAGTGGAGGGACTGGCCTGGGGCATTGGCACCCAATCCAAACCCcaaacaccctcacacccccaccggcCACCTCCCACCTGTaaaccctccatgatacatacctgcggcACTACAGGGAGTAACACCAGGTCGGGTCTATGGATTGGAGGATGATCACAAgccactctgtgatgagctctggtgctcagctgactcctgcccacggtaataCTTCCCACAGTCCACCTGGCTGAGCCATGCATGTGAGCTGGCAACTCCATCAAGTGGTCCCTTCGGATCTCTGGGTTGGCGATGGTGGGGACGGTCGGAGGGGTGTCTGAATGGGGAGCAAAGGCCATCCACAGGgaacacccattccccccccccccccccacccccaatatccgCCCATTTCCCATCCCCTCCGACCATCCCAGACCagcacacccctcacacccatcagacagagcaccgaggcaggctgtaacagtggtaacagttgTTTACTGCGAACAAATATATACAGGACTTTGCCCTAGCCCCATGTAAgtaaactgtgccttgcacccaTGCCACCTTTTCTGTCCTTAGGGGCCTTACCGCAACATCTAggcggatccccagatggtacagcaggagtggaggcagcttgTTGTGATCCCACCCTGTGTCAAGCGTCCACATTGGCAGgattcttctggggcgaccgggcctgaatgggccaggctGTTGGTTGGGTGTCTCAGGTGGTATGGTACTGCCCTGTTCTTCCTGCTGCCGACCAGCTGCTTTAGGAATAGGAGGGGGGAAGtccaaggtgctgtggtgttccggcacctcccctgcaggagtcaccggcacgggccccatcaccacctcctccctagGGGTTCCGGTTGGCGCAGTGGCTACTCCATGgaatgggggtgcgagtggagctatccagtgctgccagccctggaggcccactctggtcttgaCCAGCTTTTGCATGCTCGAGGCAAAGGAGCACAGGGAGTTGACCATCTCTATCTGGGACTATGCCACATCATGCTATGACTATACCACCACCTTTTCGGTCTGTGTCAGCCCAGCCATtggctgtgccatctccctctgggactgggcaccttcatcTGTGCCTGCGCCATGTtaaccagcacctgggcaatgccaaccATGTTCCCagccgtggcctgctgtgactaggtcacactcaggagcgccgctacaatttccaggtggctctggtacatgatcacatgtgaggcggcaaccctctcctgggcctcggccagcgcctgcacagattgccccaggcctttgaCATGCTGATCCACAGTCAAAATCGtcggccccaatgcctccaccgtgaacACCACCCAcgtggtgttggcctgtgtggcatgcatttttggcaccacctcctgctgctgaacACAGTTGGACTCCACCAATTGTGCCTGCAGGTACTGAATGTTCGGTGACAACCTCTGCATCTGCACAATCGATGGGATGTCTGTTTCAGAAGTCCGAGACCCGTCTGGGTCCtcaggtcggcctgccctccgactgacCACCCCCTTGGGAGTTCCTTCCTGCACCTACTGTACTAGTTtgacagctgtgtggtgcgcaccaggagcctcttcactaacatggacAACCGAGATGAGAGCCTTTGGGATggtagagggtgttggagacagctttgATGGAAGGTCAGTGTCATCCTCTGTTCCGAGCTCTGGGTTGTCCTGAGTCTTGGGTGAGGTTTGGTGCCAGAGCTGCTCCCAGCACTGCTTGGCACTGGCACTGGCGGGGAATACCAGATGGacccgccaatccacctaacctgcacatctttggactatgggaggaaaccccgcagtcacggggtgaacgtgcggactctacacagatagtgatccaagccagagattgaacctgggaccctggagctgtgaagcaactgtgcaaaccatgcCGTGTTATTGGCATCATTAAATGCAGGGATAGCAGCTAAACCGTAATTTGTATATTTTGACTTAGAAGCCTTGTGGTTGGGTATTTGTATATTAATtgtaagaatgaacaacagccaGAAGCTCTCTGGTGTGACTGACCAAACGTGAACAGGAAATATTTTATGTTGCAATGTATTGTGCAAAATATCCTGCTTAGCCCAGTGGACACATTATACAGTTGACCTCAGGTCAATCGGTGCAGCTAATTTCCATTCTGTTTTTTCACACTTCTGCTCGATTGTAGATGTTTTATTTGACAAGGAAATAGTTTGTTTAAAATTCTGAATCAGTAAACTGCAGAATATATGACATTCTTTACAGCCAATAGCAGAAAAAGCTAGCCTTTCCCTCGCGCAGAGTATATTAATTTCACGCTATGGTCAACTCAAGGCACTGGCGACGGTTTGGTAAATACTGACGGACTGGAAGCATTGCTTCGATATTACTTAATTCGTTTTCTGTGGCACTCATCTCGTCAGATGAGAATTTATGCGAAACTCACACCTACATTTTATATATTTATTTTtccctcacagatgctgccagttaaTTTAAGCATTCCAAGTGTTTTCTTGCATTTAAGTCTACCTTCACACATAAAGCATAAGGCAAGTTTATTTTCAGTTTGGACTTGTGATGTGTGAAAATCTTTAACTTAGGCTTCGTGTCGTCCTCTCTCCAAATGAATGAGAAACAAAAAGAATGTTAATGAAAAATCTTTCAGCGAAATTTAAAATTAAAAGTGATATGTTTACTAAAAATAAATTGCGATTAATTGCATCCAAATTTGCCACTGATGCGGCAGAACCCAAAATGGggcggcgcagtggcacagtggtttgcactgctgcctcgcagttctcgggacccgggttcaattccggcctcaggtgactgtgtggcgttttcacgttctccctgtgtcagtgtgggtttcctccgggtgctccggtttcctcccaaagtccaaagatgtgcgggttagatgggtggccatgataaattgccccatagtgtcaaaacgattaggtggggctactgggttacggggatagggtggaggcatgggctttagtcgggtgctctttccaggggccggtgcagactcaatgggctgaatggcctccttctgcactgtaaattctgagtcTATGAGATGATAGCGTTTGGAGCTTCTGCGGTCTGTCCTGGGACGTACCCCCAATTTAGGGGAATAATTCTTGCAGCTGATGCTCCATTTGCACATTGAAATAAGGGTCGTTTAAGTTCTAGAGAAAGGGCTAACGCTTTTattaaattcacctgaggaaggagtagcgctccgaaagctagtgacatcgaaacaaacctgttggactttaacctggtgttgtaagacttcgtactgtgctcaccccagtccaacgccggcatctccacatcatggcttttatTAAACGACGAAACACCGAGTGCCGAACGTAGTATTTGAAATCTGATTATGTTTAGCTTGCTCGATGTGTCTCCAGGAAATTCTACTTTTTACATCGAACTTCGCAGTTCTTGGACAGGTTCTCCAAGCAGAGCTTTGCCAGTGAAGTCGATTCGACACAGAAATGGTCTCTGGTTTATATTGCTACTTCAGGCTGAGATTTGATGTAGCTGTGGCGGCAGGCTTGATAACAAATTGGCTCAAAACCATTACTCAATAAGGTTCCCAACTGTGTAAGTGTGAAGATCTACTGCGAATTTTCACCGGTGGTCTCTCCGCCAATATATTGACCTGTATTCTGAAGTCAGGTTGCTTTATCCCACTATCCATGAGACTTCCCTCCTTCCCGAATGTGTTTCTCAGTCCGACGGGTATGACATCTATTTCAGGTGGAATCTTATTTAGGTCACGAATGAGTTCATTCTTCTGAATCAATTACTCCCATAACACTGGCTTTGTGCAAAATATTGACCGTCCAGGCAAAAAAATACACTATTGCATGAACTATTGTATTAACTCACTTTTTATCGATAAATGCAGCCTAGTCGTTACTCTACAAGCTCGGATATTACTCGAAAGATTTGTCCCCTCGCAAGGCGACGCCATGTGGTGCCTGACGTCACTGCTAACTTTGAGATTATTTTCGAGACACAGGATCGCTtcctcaaaccaaccattctcaggCGAGCCCTCTGATCTACTTATTTTCGTCGATCGATATGTTAAAGACTCGGTCACTTTGGGGCATATGTTTCCTGGGAATTTCATATCTAGGTAGACTTTTACATTTGTTATTGATTATTAAACCACCCTGAACAAGAACTGATGCACGGAGGCGATCTTCCAGTGAACGTGCTATCGAGTATATCGAGACTAAAGGCTCCAGATTCAAAATAAGGGGCAAATATTGAAGTTATGTGAGAAAAATATTTTCACTTGGAGGGTAGTTGTAGTCGGAAATAAAGTTCTGCAAGGGGCGGTGAAGCCAGGTTCGAtccgaggtattcaaaagggaattagattgctCCGTGAAAATAATGTGCAAATCCCACGGGAGTGGGATTAGAtgcaatgctctttcagagagccagtgcaaggTCGATTGGCCGAATAGCCGCCTTCTGAACTGTAAACATTCTATGGTTTTGTGAGCACAACTCTTTGCTACTTTAATATGATTACATATTTCAGTGTTATGCCTTATTTAGACAATATATATAAGAAAGACGATATTAATTAGAATGTATTAATGCATACACATTCATTAGCTGGATATCGTTCGGATAGTTAGGTGCATTGAATTATTAATGCACTAATGGTCGCAGGATGGAACTTTTGGTCATGTTGATAATTTTTCTGCATATGATTTAACCTGGCTTTTGCTGATAGTTTTTGTGTGCAGTGTGAGCACGGTGACACGAAAAGCGCTTAGAGGTACGAATGTTACCTTCCGATGTCCTTTCCCCTTTACCTTCAATCTTTCGAACATAATCGCTTACTGGTGGAAAGATGGCAATAAGAGCTTTCTGCAACAAGACGACAGGAAAGTCTTCATTCTGAAGAGAGCCGGCGCCTACCTTCATCTTCTGAATGTAACTGTCCCGGATGCCGGGACTTATTACTGTGCAGTGAAGTACAAGAGTCAAATGGCTGGAAAGGGAGCTGTTGTGCGACTCATTATATATGGTAAGTGTTGCTGCTATTAAGAGATTACAGTGTATAGTTCCTGCAAATATTCCAATGGTGTTCGCTGAAGGCATTTAATTAAAGCCTGCGCAcattgatacagtggttagcactgctgtctcacagctccagaggccgaggttcaattccggccttgggtgactgcctctgTGACATTgcgcgttctcccaatgtctgtttgggtttcctccgggtgctctgatttcctcccaaagtccaaagatgtgcaggttaggtggattgaccatgatcaatactGGGGATTACAGGGATCGGGCAGCGTGCtctctcggagggtcggtgcagactcctcgggcagaatggcctccttctgcactgtaggcattctgtgAATAACGTTTACAAATTAGGGCAATTGCTAGCACCAGAATATCTGAAAACAGAGGCAACTGATCCAGATCACTCCTTATTTCGTGTGTTGTTTATAATGGGAAATTAATTCAAGGCTGAACACTTTGAGACATTTTCAGCTTGAACGCTCCATGTCAGGGTGGATAATTCCACCCAATATTGTACATTTAACAACCACATTCCGGTTCCTGATTATATGCTTATTTGAAATTCAGTACAACTTTAAAGGTTCTCTTATTTTGAAAAAGGTGGGTCGCAGAGTTCCAAATCCTCCAGTTCAGCCTGGCTACTTCCAGCATTTGGGATCGGGGCAAAATCCTGATCACAACTGCAGCAGCAGGGGAGGCTCACGCGATAACACGGGTGTAGCTGCCCAGAGCGTGGTCCGAATCCTATCCTTTTAGTTTAGAAAGCAAAAAAGGCTCTGAGTGCTGAAACAGAACGTGGTCTGCATTCTTCAACCAACTCATGTGCAGGATGTCAATTCAACTACATTAATCTGATTAGTAGGATGATCGTTGTGGTAAACGAATTTTGTCcaatacaaaataaatatattaataCTGTAGGTGAGTAGACTCAGCTTAATATATCTCGGTACAGTGAAGAACAAATTAAATTTGGGGCCATTCAAAAACAAGGGGTTAGGATCCATCTACTTGAACACAGTCACCTGGGAACGTAAAGAAGAGAAAATAGTTAAACAATTGATACTTCTCTTTTTATTtacggcgcattggttagcactactgcctcgcagtcccagggacccgggttcaattcaagccttgggtgactgtgtcgagtttgcattttctccccgtgtctgcgtgggtttctttcgggtgctccggtttcctcccacatccaaagatgtgcaggttaggtggtttggccatgctaaattgcccttagtgtccagggatgtgcgggttaagtggggttgcagggatagtgcgggagcctggttagggtgctctttgatagggtcggtgcagactcgatgggccaaatggcctccttctgcactgctgtagttctatgattctatgatatttatGTTTTGTGTGTTTTTAATTTAGCTTCCCCCGTGCCCCTGAAGATTGTCTCGATACCATGCGAAGGGACTGCATCTGTCTTTTTGAGGCTGCAGTGTCGAACGGCTGAATTTCATCCCAAAGACTTTAACCTCACTTGGCATAAAAATGGCACCGAAATTACGGAAGGGTTTACAACCGAACAACAGGAAAAGGCCGAGGGATTGTATGAAGTTATCAGTTCCTTCGAAGAGACACGGCCAATTGAACAGGGTACCGTTTATACATGTCAAGTCTATCACGTTTCGATTTTGGATCCAGCAAACGGCAGCTATACAGTCGGCAACGTAGGTAATATTAGTACATAACGTGGTACCTAGTTATGTATGTTTTAATTCCGCCGCGGCTGAGTTGTGACTGCAGGTATTGAACAAAGATAAGAAAAAATAAGGCGGTTATTGCATTTAATTTCCAGTCTATTGTGGTATTTTCGAATCCACAAGTAGCTCCGAAACTAATTTAGTGATAACAAAATCGGAACCACGTGATGGGGTACTTTCACGATTCACGCTGAATTAAGAGAACATTGCTAATGATAGCTTAAAGAGAGGAATAATAACCATGTGCACAGATTGATGAAAACGACAGATACGTATGCAGCAGATTATAGAAGAATATATGAAAACGTGGACACTGAAGCAGATTTGGCAGACATCTCTCGGATGAAGTTATTCGCGGAGTAATAACAGGCGATCATTTTTAGGAGCAGGAATGACAGCTCATTCGCCAGGGTCAGAAAAAAATAATTGAAAATATAATATGTTTAGTGTGCTGTTTCCCAAATATTTAACAGTTTATGGGAAGTAATTTTGGAGAAATGATCGATATTTTAATGAGGAGTTAGGATTCAAAATCAGTACGGTGATGATGAATGTATACACACCGTCGGATAGGCTGCATTTCTAAATTACCTTTATATCTTAGCAAAGTATGTGGTAAAGAATGTCAGGAACATATTGCTAAAACAATATTTTTACTGCGATAGGATCAAAGCTGAGACTTTTTACCTGTAACGGGGAACAAGTCGAGGAATGAAAGTGCTTGATGTGAGACAAGTAATATGAAACCTCACTGAGGTGTTGGAAGTGTTCAAGCAGAATAGCCAGTTAAATAGAATAATATTTCCTTTTGGGAATTGGTTACCAGGATGTGTGGAAATCACCAAAAGGAGGGAGATGTTATTAACTTTCAATTCAAATTAATTTGTAATAATCTGGGAAGACTAAATCCAATATTCTTTCAGAGAACACAATGGGATCGTTTTATGTTCCTGAGACAGTATAGACGAATCTACCTGATGTTGACGTGAAGACCTGCCACACCTACCATATACTCAAAGAATATGGTAGGtgagaaagaaaagtacagcacaggaacaggcccttcagcctcccaagcctgcgccgacaatgctgcccatGTAACCTAAAtctttctgcacttccggggtccatatcactttattcccatcctattcaagtaattcccaagatgcccctgaaacgtcattatcgtacctgcttccatcacctcctctggcagtgagttccaggcaccttcTGTTTAAAAAACTTCCTTTGCATTTCTCCAAGAAACTTTGCCCCTCATAGTTTAAACCTTTGTCCCCTAattattgactcttccaccctgggaaaaagcttctgattgtCCGttctgtccctcataattttttagactacaaccaggtcgcccctcaaccttcatcgttcccgtgagaacaaaccgagtttatccaacctctcctcatacctaatgccctccataccagtcaacatactggcaaatctcttctgtaccctctccaaagcctccacatccatctggtaatGTGGCAATGAGAATTGGAcacggtattccaagtgtggcctatctaaggttctgtacagctacagcatggcttgccaattttttatacttaatgccccagccgatgaagggaagcatgccatatgccttattgactaccttatccacctgcattgccactttcagtgacttgtggacctgtacactcaaATCTCTCTAtctgtcaatactcttcagggatctgccatttactgtatttcCCACCTGCCTTAGATcttgcaaaatgcattacatcaTATTTGTCAGGATTTAACTCCACCTGCATCTTCCCGCCCACGGCTCTAACCGATCTCtatcctgctttatcctctgacagacctcatCACAATGCAcagttccaccaacatttgtgtcgtccacaaacgtactaatcagaccagttaaattccctccaaataatttatatataccacaGACAGAAACGGttacagcactgatcccggtgGAGCACGACTACCcaaagccctccattcagaaaaattaTGCGGCAGCTATGTATCACAGAGATGGTTGCAGGCAAGGGGTGGCCAAGGGtcaagtgagggtgtgtgtggttaggatgcggtgtccatgctcctggccagtccaccccatgctccaccccctcctggtcagtgaacctggaggggatCAGAGTGACCATGTACGTGAGCTCTGCTGCACATATgccgcctcccatgcctgcctgggctccataaactccctcaccctcctccacattTTCTTCATCGGATGAGGCTtggccttcatcctcctcctccagcatctccagatgttgtggaggatgcagctggCCACCACAATGCGGGTGTCCCTCTCAGCTTCAGACTGGATGCTCgtccagagcagtccagacagctgAACGGCATCTTCagaaggccgaagcaccgctcagtcacacccctggtcgctgcatgggcgtcattctaGCGGCTCTCCACATCCATCTGTGGACCGAGGCGGGGGCGgcacaaacatgtcaggaatcttcGAGtacgccaggatgaaggcattgtgcatacTGCCTGGGTACCGGGCACAGAAGGGTGTGATGCACAGCTGCACACTCATCGAGTGGTACCCCTTTTGGTTACTGTAGAGCGGCCTGCTATCAGCCAGGGCTCATAGAGGGGCATGCATACTGTTGATCACCCTGGgcccgggcatcctgttgatgGTGGTGAACCCCTTTGCCTTAGCATCCTGGTAGGCTCGGTCAACATTGAAGTGGATGCATTGATCGACCTGGGcaaatagggcctccgtgatggcacggatgcacctctgCATCGATGTCTGTGAGACCCCAGACAACTCCCCACATGGTGCTTGAAGGACCCCATCGCATAAAAATTCAGGCCGATCATCACCTTGACTGCCACTGTTGTGGCAGGTGTTCCATCATCTGGCAGAAATGTCATACTGTCTTTGCTGAGCCTGAATCTTCAATGACACGGCCGGTCCGGCAGGTCTTCAAATGACAGGTattgccagtacacacgaggcctcgtgTGGTGCCTCCTTGGcaactcctcctcctcggcctcctTGGCCTGAAGgcaacctgggcggctgccacctgtctcTCTGCTGCACgtcctgctgctgcccactccactgcaccTCAGCCAAACCGCTGCTGCATGCCCCACTGCTGcagccttctcctcctcctggagcAACGCCCGCTCATactgccacagggcatcccccagggctatgGCGACAGCATGAAAGCCAccattgaacatagaacacacagtgcaggaggaggccattcagctcatcaagtctgcaccgacccacttatgtcctcacatccatcctatccccgtaaccctcctaaccgtttttggtcactaagggcaatttttcacggcccatccacctaacctgcacatctttggactgtgggaggaaactggaacacccgaaggaagcccacgctgacacggagagaatgtgcagactctgcacagacagtgacccagcggggaatcaaacctgggaccctggtgctgtgaagccacagtgctgaccacttgtgctaccgtgctgcccaatatctaCTGCTTGCAAGGGGTGGAAGGTTGACATGCTAGTGTCGTGCTAACCCCCCGTGCCCAACCAAACCCTTTGGGCTAGATGATGGCCCtagttggcact from the Scyliorhinus torazame isolate Kashiwa2021f chromosome 10, sScyTor2.1, whole genome shotgun sequence genome contains:
- the LOC140430244 gene encoding tapasin-related protein-like → MHETIYAIMSARRKPSRYSTSSDITRKICPLARRRHVVPDVTANFEIIFETQDRFLKPTILSVSTVTRKALRGTNVTFRCPFPFTFNLSNIIAYWWKDGNKSFLQQDDRKVFILKRAGAYLHLLNVTVPDAGTYYCAVKYKSQMAGKGAVVRLIIYASPVPLKIVSIPCEGTASVFLRLQCRTAEFHPKDFNLTWHKNGTEITEGFTTEQQEKAEGLYEVISSFEETRPIEQGTVYTCQVYHVSILDPANGSYTVGNVGCHFVLPVHLIYRTAVGILVIITLMVIIFDHITSDNLHRCRGEETRKNDVKGRKVELGGEMASGEYECHDFKNTIH